The following proteins are co-located in the bacterium genome:
- a CDS encoding ethylbenzene dehydrogenase-related protein yields the protein MTRLPAFLFTVVLAALLLAAAPSDAGADRLRLPNDQLYALASFSQEQRATLLDGLRKENPDLILTDLTREDTAVRIHFGSRGFVEFLGNELYSLAVYVPAGIESAISRRSSAQLRVGLITRDAEGVNIFLGNSSGARQQDLELILTAGTTDLSQPARSTAPKQETVERETAGKVVELPTKTPTRVLETMEESSVAAAPPRPPAPAPSRPKRKAAAPAVKSLRVPVPRVPLAPLVSEANTLAVVGLDGPPPVLDGKAGDGAWASAAKSRIKVGPGANQVEAAAVSTSDRIYFLFSWPDNDPASDHQPWLWNEEEGKYDSSAFLDDGIAVWWGRAGKPLVPSAAAEIWDLWMWRAGREGLGQHASDARLSVSRQPLHMATYEDSRYSNATWTRLEFDRGRLPYEIVIPLHFSGPKVASYAAERPDNSASDVLAAGTWSDGKWVVELSRSLLTGQDDDLPFERGENRSFVLSLLGDEALATSPASGVLTVRWDDSKSKEGE from the coding sequence ATGACACGCCTTCCGGCGTTCCTGTTCACGGTTGTCCTCGCCGCCCTTCTCCTTGCCGCCGCGCCTTCTGACGCCGGGGCTGACAGACTCCGACTTCCCAACGACCAGCTGTATGCCCTGGCCTCCTTCAGCCAAGAGCAGCGGGCCACCCTCCTCGACGGACTGAGAAAGGAAAACCCCGACCTCATCCTCACGGACCTGACCCGGGAAGACACGGCGGTGAGGATCCATTTCGGGTCCCGGGGGTTTGTCGAGTTCCTCGGGAACGAACTATACTCCCTGGCCGTTTACGTCCCGGCTGGTATCGAATCGGCCATCTCACGACGTTCCTCGGCCCAGCTCCGGGTGGGGCTGATCACCAGAGACGCCGAAGGTGTGAACATTTTCCTCGGGAACTCATCCGGAGCCCGACAGCAGGATCTCGAACTTATCCTCACCGCTGGAACAACCGATCTGTCCCAACCGGCCCGGTCGACGGCTCCGAAACAGGAGACCGTGGAAAGGGAGACGGCCGGCAAGGTTGTCGAACTTCCCACAAAGACGCCAACCAGAGTGCTGGAAACGATGGAGGAGTCGTCTGTTGCCGCGGCGCCCCCCCGCCCCCCCGCCCCTGCTCCTTCCCGACCGAAACGCAAGGCCGCGGCACCGGCGGTCAAATCGCTTCGGGTGCCTGTGCCCAGGGTACCCCTCGCCCCGTTGGTCTCCGAGGCCAACACCCTCGCAGTGGTCGGGCTTGACGGTCCCCCGCCCGTGCTGGACGGGAAGGCCGGCGACGGTGCGTGGGCATCGGCGGCGAAGTCGAGGATCAAGGTCGGTCCAGGTGCCAACCAGGTGGAGGCGGCCGCCGTATCCACCTCCGATCGCATCTACTTTCTCTTTTCCTGGCCTGACAACGACCCTGCTTCCGATCACCAGCCATGGCTCTGGAACGAAGAGGAGGGGAAGTACGACAGTTCCGCCTTCCTGGACGACGGCATTGCCGTGTGGTGGGGAAGGGCCGGTAAGCCGCTGGTCCCGAGCGCCGCCGCGGAGATATGGGACCTCTGGATGTGGAGGGCCGGCAGGGAGGGACTCGGGCAGCATGCGTCCGACGCGAGGCTGTCGGTGAGCCGCCAACCGCTGCATATGGCCACCTACGAGGACTCCAGATACTCAAATGCCACCTGGACCCGACTGGAATTTGATAGGGGTCGCCTTCCCTATGAAATCGTGATACCTTTGCACTTCTCCGGCCCGAAAGTCGCCTCCTATGCGGCTGAAAGGCCGGATAACAGCGCTTCCGACGTGCTGGCGGCCGGTACCTGGTCTGACGGAAAATGGGTCGTGGAACTGTCACGTTCCCTGCTCACCGGCCAGGATGACGATCTCCCCTTTGAAAGGGGGGAAAACCGGTCTTTCGTCCTGAGCCTGCTCGGCGATGAGGCGTTGGCAACATCACCGGCCTCCGGGGTCCTGACTGTCCGTTGGGACGATTCCAAGTCGAAAGAGGGGGAATAA
- a CDS encoding DUF4388 domain-containing protein gives MGSINSLKGSLGEFSLADIVQLVSMGAKSGCLSLGNGGSGEKGCLYFEYGYVIHACINGTEGERAARELLNLSDCTFEFVPDRQPDKKTVMVSGCELLMKVAQMADEEAFQEQGGQLVLEIEGSFEPDMEGVREELVSLVRNCLGRRAGPPVEALEVADPTMEGFLEVCDRIRSYVALFVGKEVSVTLDRRMRAVVVDL, from the coding sequence ATGGGTTCGATCAACAGCCTTAAAGGCAGCCTCGGGGAGTTTTCCCTCGCGGATATCGTCCAGCTTGTGAGCATGGGTGCCAAGAGCGGCTGCCTGTCCCTTGGCAACGGCGGTTCCGGCGAGAAGGGCTGCCTGTACTTCGAGTACGGCTACGTGATCCATGCCTGCATCAACGGGACCGAAGGGGAACGTGCCGCCCGTGAGCTCCTCAACCTTTCCGACTGTACTTTCGAGTTCGTACCTGATCGGCAGCCGGACAAGAAAACGGTCATGGTGAGCGGTTGTGAACTGCTCATGAAGGTGGCGCAGATGGCCGACGAGGAGGCTTTCCAGGAGCAGGGGGGGCAGCTCGTCCTGGAGATCGAGGGAAGCTTCGAGCCCGATATGGAGGGCGTGAGGGAGGAACTGGTGTCCCTGGTCAGGAACTGCCTTGGCCGGAGAGCAGGGCCGCCCGTCGAGGCGCTGGAGGTTGCCGATCCCACCATGGAGGGTTTCCTCGAAGTCTGCGACCGTATCCGGAGTTACGTGGCCCTGTTCGTGGGCAAGGAGGTCTCGGTGACCCTGGACCGGCGGATGCGTGCCGTCGTGGTGGACCTGTGA